A genome region from Vibrio tapetis subsp. tapetis includes the following:
- a CDS encoding DegT/DnrJ/EryC1/StrS family aminotransferase has protein sequence MIPLIKVVMPEKKELLPELESVLYSGQIAEGEAVYKFEDEFNKMFCSTNGISMSSGTSALHASLHFSNVSFGDEVISTSMTAEPTNVAICQVGAKPIFADVYTDTGNLSVESIEKKISPKTKAILVVHYAGYPVEIEKIRLLADKYKLSLIEDCAHALGAEFNEKKIGSFGDFSIFSFQAIKHMTTVDGGFLFFKNKNLLTDIKKFRWFGLEKGVERTKVNLTSVGYKYNMNNVNATIGLVSLNSINSKINMHISNGQFYDTELAKIQGVKPARIVEGAKPSYWLYTLLSDDSDELIKCLTSQGVSASKLHRPNHQHSLFASKDNELTSLELFYNKLVHIPCGWWVADEDRNRIVEIISKG, from the coding sequence ATGATTCCCTTAATTAAAGTTGTAATGCCAGAAAAAAAAGAATTACTCCCAGAATTAGAATCTGTTTTATACAGTGGTCAAATTGCTGAAGGTGAAGCCGTCTATAAATTCGAAGATGAATTTAATAAGATGTTTTGTTCAACTAATGGTATTTCAATGAGTAGCGGCACATCTGCATTACACGCATCATTACATTTCTCTAATGTTAGTTTTGGCGATGAAGTGATAAGCACGAGTATGACGGCAGAGCCAACGAATGTTGCAATATGCCAAGTAGGTGCTAAACCAATTTTTGCAGATGTATATACGGATACAGGTAATTTATCTGTTGAAAGTATAGAAAAAAAGATATCGCCGAAAACTAAAGCAATTCTAGTTGTGCATTATGCTGGTTATCCCGTTGAAATTGAAAAAATCAGGTTGTTAGCTGACAAATACAAGCTGAGTTTAATTGAAGATTGTGCCCATGCGTTAGGGGCTGAGTTTAATGAAAAAAAGATAGGCTCATTTGGTGATTTTTCTATATTTTCATTTCAAGCAATTAAGCATATGACAACAGTTGATGGCGGTTTTCTGTTTTTTAAAAATAAGAATCTGCTAACAGACATAAAAAAGTTTAGATGGTTCGGCCTGGAAAAAGGTGTTGAGCGGACAAAGGTTAATTTGACGTCGGTTGGCTATAAATACAATATGAATAATGTAAATGCAACTATAGGTCTGGTTTCGCTTAATTCTATCAACTCAAAAATAAATATGCATATTTCTAACGGGCAGTTTTATGATACAGAATTGGCAAAAATTCAAGGCGTCAAACCAGCACGAATAGTTGAAGGGGCTAAACCTAGTTATTGGTTGTATACATTATTATCTGATGACAGTGATGAATTAATAAAATGTCTAACATCACAAGGCGTATCAGCATCAAAACTACATCGACCCAATCATCAGCATTCATTATTTGCTTCGAAGGATAATGAGTTAACTAGCTTAGAGTTATTCTACAATAAATTAGTCCATATCCCTTGCGGGTGGTGGGTTGCAGACGAAGATAGAAACAGAATCGTTGAAATTATTTCTAAAGGTTAA
- a CDS encoding GNAT family N-acetyltransferase: MKNLAHDSTEIIHGDTFIDEFKNMVWNGFFYSKKRGVAFHKHFPIDRMNNSDFFYLYRRDKLIGGVCIVPCNKNQHVGIVSLVYIEEAFRGQGLLDKILKAAIKFSHTKYIALTLWTNKSYLYEKYGFNILDSSFCIKFENLDALDFALIEKNVTHQQQLIPAFSKSIDTYHKGDSCVVITSNIDGSKSICRYSGEVEDIVDIIMSCKGIIICNFPTKDETMKSIKRILIEKQIGFKEYKPMLQMWLGSIKIEKIETYDLLDRL; encoded by the coding sequence ATGAAAAATTTGGCTCATGATTCAACAGAAATTATTCATGGAGATACATTCATTGATGAATTTAAGAATATGGTATGGAATGGTTTCTTTTATTCTAAGAAGCGTGGAGTAGCTTTTCATAAACACTTTCCAATTGATAGAATGAATAATTCTGACTTTTTTTACTTGTATCGAAGAGATAAATTAATTGGCGGTGTATGTATAGTCCCGTGCAATAAAAACCAACACGTAGGTATTGTTAGCTTAGTTTACATCGAAGAGGCATTCAGGGGGCAAGGGCTACTTGACAAAATATTGAAGGCCGCTATTAAATTTAGCCATACCAAATACATTGCGTTAACATTATGGACTAATAAAAGCTACTTATATGAAAAGTATGGGTTTAACATACTAGACTCAAGTTTCTGCATTAAGTTCGAAAATTTGGATGCTCTTGATTTTGCTTTGATTGAAAAAAATGTGACGCATCAACAGCAATTGATACCGGCATTCTCTAAAAGTATTGATACTTATCATAAAGGGGATTCTTGCGTTGTAATAACATCTAATATAGATGGTAGTAAATCTATTTGTAGATATTCTGGAGAAGTAGAAGATATTGTAGATATAATAATGTCTTGCAAAGGGATAATCATATGTAATTTTCCGACAAAAGACGAAACAATGAAAAGTATTAAGCGTATCTTAATAGAAAAACAAATTGGTTTTAAAGAATATAAACCAATGCTACAAATGTGGCTTGGAAGTATAAAAATTGAAAAAATTGAAACATATGATTTATTGGATAGGTTATGA
- a CDS encoding polysaccharide export protein: MDFNKKLVLAALIPTLLAGCAVPGSHLSPSNAANANDHSSQEEQTPPQFNVYPLTADRVNEYKTPKINAKPNVELDAAILRYEYRVGPGDILNVTIWDHPELTIPAGSYRSSAEAGNWVHADGTIFYPYIGKVDVEGKTVTEIRDYMAKRLAKYIESPQVDVNVAAFRSKKAYVTGEVDKPGQHPITNIPLTLLDAINRAGGLEKDADWRNVTLTRNGEEQTVSLHALMQRGDLTQNRLLQSGDIIHVPRNDAQKVFVMGEVKDPQLLKIDRAGMSLTEALSSVGGINELSADATGVFVIRSNQDEQTAADVYQLNIKQASSLVVGTEFDLKPYDIVYVTAAPIARWNRVMMQLMPTITGFNNLTEGALRIKTWP; encoded by the coding sequence ATGGACTTTAATAAAAAACTGGTTTTAGCGGCACTGATCCCGACTTTATTAGCGGGTTGTGCAGTTCCAGGTTCCCATCTTTCCCCTTCGAATGCTGCAAACGCTAACGACCACTCTTCCCAAGAAGAACAAACGCCTCCTCAATTTAACGTTTATCCGCTAACGGCTGATAGAGTTAACGAATACAAAACCCCAAAAATTAACGCGAAACCTAACGTTGAGCTAGACGCAGCTATTCTGCGCTACGAATACCGCGTTGGGCCGGGTGATATTCTAAATGTCACCATTTGGGATCATCCAGAGCTGACCATTCCTGCAGGCTCTTACCGTAGTTCTGCTGAAGCTGGTAACTGGGTGCATGCCGACGGCACCATTTTTTACCCTTACATAGGTAAAGTGGACGTAGAAGGTAAAACCGTTACCGAAATTCGTGACTACATGGCTAAGCGTTTAGCCAAGTACATTGAAAGCCCGCAAGTTGATGTAAACGTTGCGGCGTTTCGCTCTAAAAAAGCTTATGTAACCGGTGAAGTAGATAAACCAGGCCAACACCCAATTACTAACATTCCGCTTACCTTGTTAGATGCAATTAACCGCGCTGGTGGCCTAGAAAAAGACGCTGACTGGCGAAACGTAACGCTCACCCGTAATGGCGAAGAACAAACCGTTTCCCTACACGCATTAATGCAACGGGGTGACTTAACCCAAAACCGTTTATTGCAGTCTGGCGATATTATTCATGTTCCACGCAACGATGCACAAAAAGTATTCGTGATGGGCGAAGTAAAAGATCCACAGTTACTTAAAATAGACCGCGCGGGCATGAGCCTAACTGAAGCGCTAAGCAGCGTAGGCGGCATTAACGAGCTTTCTGCCGATGCAACGGGTGTTTTTGTGATTCGCTCAAATCAAGATGAGCAAACCGCGGCAGATGTTTACCAGCTAAATATTAAACAAGCATCATCATTGGTTGTAGGCACTGAATTTGATTTAAAACCTTATGACATCGTTTATGTGACCGCAGCACCAATAGCCCGCTGGAACCGAGTGATGATGCAACTAATGCCAACTATCACAGGCTTCAATAACCTTACTGAAGGGGCGTTACGTATTAAAACGTGGCCTTAA
- a CDS encoding glycosyltransferase family A protein yields the protein MATPVVSILIATKNRQEYAYETIKHILSFSKNNFELVISDNSDSNELSILVEEFQVDPRLKYEYIASPISSIHNFRNVIEMSSGEYICLIGDDDGISHEFFTAVELASKNNMDCLVGSLTANYRWAGTEQVNTIFTKMTDSTLVLDSFTCKMGKVDTEDSLKKLIRNGFTNYLQFSLPKLYHGIVKRNKFEEIKSLTGEYLGGLSPDIYASVALSLLKCKTYEIDFPITIPGVCKVSSSVQEGVAKTHSLDIKDLPHLRYRGEYKWNSQVPKVYNVNCIWAESALAAFSDVSECIDMAMSSQLRLYAYILSNQPKARSLVLEHYRVANKLNSKIGHVKPIFHAIIEFLMGPVLCFLNQRALGRLKIFIRMREVTDIRELDTIGDASEALEKFCIKNNKTIKQ from the coding sequence ATGGCTACCCCAGTTGTTAGTATTTTGATTGCTACAAAAAATAGACAAGAATACGCTTATGAGACAATAAAGCATATATTGAGTTTCTCGAAAAATAATTTTGAATTGGTCATTTCTGATAATAGTGACTCTAATGAACTATCAATTTTAGTGGAAGAGTTTCAAGTAGATCCCAGGTTGAAATATGAATATATAGCAAGCCCAATCTCTTCCATTCATAATTTTAGAAACGTCATAGAAATGTCTTCTGGGGAATATATATGTCTTATTGGTGATGATGATGGAATTAGTCATGAGTTCTTTACGGCGGTAGAATTAGCATCGAAAAATAATATGGATTGCTTAGTTGGTTCGTTAACAGCAAATTATCGTTGGGCGGGAACTGAACAGGTAAATACAATATTTACTAAAATGACGGACTCCACTTTAGTCTTGGATAGTTTTACTTGTAAAATGGGCAAGGTAGATACTGAAGATTCTCTGAAAAAGTTAATTAGAAATGGATTTACTAATTATCTACAGTTTTCGTTACCAAAACTTTACCATGGAATCGTGAAGAGAAACAAATTTGAAGAAATAAAGTCCTTAACGGGAGAATATCTAGGTGGGTTAAGTCCTGATATTTATGCTTCGGTAGCCTTATCTTTACTTAAGTGTAAGACCTATGAAATTGATTTTCCGATTACAATACCAGGAGTGTGCAAAGTCAGCTCTTCAGTTCAAGAAGGTGTTGCAAAGACACACTCATTGGATATTAAGGATCTACCACACCTGAGATATCGAGGTGAATATAAGTGGAATTCGCAGGTTCCAAAAGTATATAACGTAAATTGTATTTGGGCTGAATCGGCTCTAGCTGCTTTTTCTGATGTTTCTGAGTGTATTGATATGGCAATGTCGTCGCAGCTTAGATTATATGCATATATTTTGTCTAATCAACCTAAAGCTCGCTCTCTGGTTTTGGAGCATTACAGAGTGGCAAATAAATTAAACTCCAAAATAGGACACGTTAAACCTATATTTCACGCTATAATAGAGTTTTTAATGGGGCCTGTACTATGCTTTTTGAATCAGAGAGCTCTAGGCCGACTTAAGATATTTATAAGAATGAGAGAGGTAACTGACATTAGGGAACTTGATACGATAGGTGATGCTAGTGAAGCGCTTGAGAAATTTTGTATAAAGAACAATAAAACAATAAAACAATAA
- a CDS encoding phosphotyrosine protein phosphatase: MFNKILVVCVGNICRSPIGERYLQKLLPNKEVASAGIASKKSRLEGKPADAMAAEVANEHGVSLEGHGSQQLTSELCSRYDLILVMEKGHMEALTQIAPEARGKTMLFGQWIGQKDIPDPYKQSKEAFDFAYDLIEKSADAWIKKL, from the coding sequence ATGTTCAATAAAATATTAGTAGTTTGTGTCGGCAATATTTGCCGCTCACCAATTGGTGAGCGCTACTTACAAAAGCTGTTACCGAATAAAGAAGTGGCCTCTGCAGGAATAGCTTCTAAAAAAAGCCGACTTGAAGGTAAGCCTGCCGATGCAATGGCAGCAGAAGTAGCTAACGAACATGGCGTAAGCCTAGAAGGCCACGGCTCTCAACAGCTAACATCTGAATTATGTAGCCGATATGACCTTATTCTAGTCATGGAAAAAGGCCACATGGAAGCACTAACACAGATTGCACCAGAAGCCCGCGGAAAAACCATGTTATTTGGCCAGTGGATTGGCCAAAAAGACATCCCAGACCCATACAAACAAAGCAAAGAAGCCTTCGACTTTGCCTATGACCTAATAGAAAAGTCCGCCGATGCCTGGATCAAAAAGCTTTAA
- a CDS encoding SDR family NAD(P)-dependent oxidoreductase: MFKDKVLMITGGTGSFGNTVLKRFLNADIKKIIIFSRDEKKQEDMRISFKNDKIKFVLGDVRKFESIRQAMKGVDFVFHAAALKQVPSCEFYPMEAVNTNVIGTENVLQAAIENAVKRVVVLSTDKAVYPINAMGISKAMAEKVMVAKARGLEVSDTVICATRYGNVMASRGSVIPLFVEKVKNSEPLTLTDPNMTRFLMSLEDSVDLVIHAFEHGEQGDIFVQKAPASTVGTLADAISELFGCKSNKVVIGTRHGEKLYESLISREEMAKAIEFGRYYRVPADNRDLNYEKYISEGDLSTNSIEDYTSHNTVQLNTEQVKELLVSLEYIKNQLKG, encoded by the coding sequence ATGTTTAAAGACAAAGTATTAATGATAACCGGTGGCACAGGATCTTTTGGTAACACTGTATTGAAGCGATTTTTGAATGCGGATATTAAAAAAATTATTATATTTAGTCGAGATGAAAAGAAACAAGAAGATATGAGAATATCTTTTAAAAACGATAAGATTAAATTTGTATTGGGTGATGTAAGAAAATTTGAATCTATAAGGCAAGCAATGAAAGGCGTTGATTTTGTATTTCATGCAGCTGCATTAAAACAAGTCCCATCTTGTGAGTTTTACCCTATGGAGGCGGTAAATACGAATGTTATTGGTACTGAAAATGTATTACAAGCTGCCATTGAAAACGCCGTTAAACGTGTTGTTGTTTTAAGTACAGATAAAGCGGTATACCCAATTAATGCGATGGGAATATCTAAAGCGATGGCGGAAAAGGTTATGGTTGCCAAAGCAAGGGGGCTTGAGGTTTCTGATACTGTTATTTGTGCTACAAGGTACGGTAACGTGATGGCTTCTCGTGGTTCTGTAATACCTTTGTTTGTTGAAAAAGTAAAAAATTCGGAACCATTAACTCTTACAGACCCAAATATGACACGATTTTTAATGTCTCTTGAGGATTCTGTTGACCTAGTTATTCACGCTTTTGAACATGGTGAGCAAGGTGACATTTTTGTTCAAAAAGCACCTGCTTCTACAGTTGGAACACTTGCCGATGCAATCTCTGAACTATTTGGTTGTAAATCTAATAAAGTGGTTATCGGCACCCGCCACGGCGAGAAATTATATGAGTCATTAATCTCTAGAGAAGAGATGGCTAAAGCAATTGAATTTGGACGTTATTATCGAGTGCCTGCTGATAATAGAGATCTAAATTATGAGAAATATATTTCAGAGGGTGATTTGTCAACTAATTCTATAGAAGACTATACGTCACATAATACTGTGCAGTTAAATACAGAGCAAGTGAAGGAGCTACTCGTTTCTCTTGAATACATAAAAAATCAGTTAAAAGGTTAA
- a CDS encoding DegT/DnrJ/EryC1/StrS family aminotransferase, with amino-acid sequence MSDVANKTMQAGNIASGDSIRKFELALEKHLEVNNLLSVNNMTSAIALALDLIGIEAGDEVITTSFNCLASTSPIALLKAKAVWVDLDKNSVSMSIDDLQRKISNKTKAVILYHAAGYPSDSKRVSEICKDYNIPFIEDCNNALFANCHDKKVGTYADYSIYSFYPNRQINTLEGAMLSIKDTEQYKQALKLRRFGIDGATFRDGTGEINPKSQIKKIGTSINLGNINCAIGLSQLEGLKERHDRTLDNARLLTRNLRENKHFKIIKLKDGLEPSYWGFLVLSDFRDELLAHLKSKGVAASKIHFRNDLYEAFDSCSDDKQIHNTVQLQERILALPIGYWLIKDEISYISNVVNEFHESK; translated from the coding sequence ATGAGTGATGTAGCAAATAAGACTATGCAAGCTGGAAATATTGCATCCGGTGATAGTATTAGAAAATTTGAGTTGGCGTTGGAAAAACACTTAGAAGTAAATAATCTGTTATCAGTTAATAATATGACAAGTGCGATAGCATTAGCTCTTGATCTTATCGGAATAGAAGCTGGCGATGAAGTAATAACAACCAGTTTTAACTGTTTAGCATCTACTTCTCCGATTGCTTTATTAAAAGCTAAAGCCGTATGGGTAGATTTGGATAAAAACTCTGTATCTATGTCGATAGACGATCTTCAAAGGAAAATAAGTAATAAAACTAAAGCAGTTATATTATACCATGCTGCAGGCTATCCTTCTGATTCAAAAAGAGTAAGTGAAATATGTAAAGACTACAATATTCCCTTTATTGAGGATTGTAATAATGCGCTCTTTGCAAATTGCCATGATAAAAAAGTTGGAACGTATGCAGATTATAGTATTTATTCATTTTATCCCAATAGACAAATTAATACTCTAGAAGGGGCTATGTTAAGTATTAAAGATACTGAACAATATAAACAGGCATTGAAATTAAGACGATTTGGAATTGATGGCGCAACATTTAGGGATGGAACAGGGGAAATTAATCCTAAATCACAAATTAAAAAAATTGGGACTTCAATTAACTTAGGTAATATTAACTGCGCAATCGGTTTAAGCCAATTGGAAGGTTTAAAGGAACGGCACGATAGAACTTTAGATAATGCTCGACTATTGACTCGAAATTTGCGGGAAAATAAGCACTTTAAAATAATAAAGCTAAAGGATGGTTTGGAACCTTCGTATTGGGGGTTTCTAGTATTGTCCGATTTTAGAGATGAATTACTCGCTCATTTAAAGTCTAAAGGTGTTGCTGCATCAAAGATCCATTTTAGAAACGATCTATATGAAGCATTTGATAGCTGTAGTGATGACAAACAGATTCACAATACAGTGCAATTACAAGAAAGAATATTAGCTTTACCTATCGGTTATTGGCTAATTAAAGATGAAATTTCGTATATATCAAATGTTGTGAATGAGTTCCATGAAAGCAAGTAA
- a CDS encoding lipopolysaccharide biosynthesis protein, with translation MKASKIIDVLSLYIGRSGGLVVGFIFLPLYQILLSTHDFGLVTLYLTCVAIAISFDFGLSVLFHRSAASGEFYSNEGTWNLFTVEISLVILFSIITAISCLFINSNLIYFGLLLSINIIFCVLQNILIMILLGSQKYTISGFIQGGLSLFKAIFSYLAVLWEPNIISFMAAQAVTSVIFYILTRYLLGSFGSNFYRKEAITISSVYNSFKSLVLLGLPLLMMSISGVIVLQADKVLVNIFMGLEVQSTYFLALSVSMLPLTIMSAPVFQYFQPKVIKDIDNNQALNLNNNIKFFMLSIFIVSVLPSMLLWVYRTEIISLWLHDPDVAKVVIEYVTYLLPGTALGCVGYVPLSILMGLKKYSFQAKASIVMTVITVLILLFFSYEKEILAICILYSCYHTISVFVNLIGSTGSDVCQLAIKSIFKYYIFQIIIVLMIVFYN, from the coding sequence ATGAAAGCAAGTAAAATAATAGATGTTTTATCCCTATATATAGGAAGAAGTGGCGGCTTAGTTGTAGGGTTTATATTTTTACCCTTATATCAAATTTTGCTTTCTACTCATGATTTTGGATTGGTGACGCTCTACCTTACTTGTGTTGCTATTGCCATATCATTCGATTTTGGTCTGTCTGTTTTATTTCATCGTAGTGCCGCCTCTGGGGAATTTTATTCTAATGAGGGAACATGGAATTTATTTACGGTCGAAATATCTTTAGTTATCCTATTCTCAATAATTACTGCCATAAGTTGCCTCTTTATAAATAGTAACCTTATCTATTTTGGTTTACTACTATCTATTAATATCATATTTTGTGTGCTTCAAAATATACTTATTATGATATTGCTTGGTTCCCAAAAATATACAATATCAGGTTTTATTCAAGGTGGCTTGTCATTGTTTAAAGCCATTTTTAGTTATTTGGCTGTCCTATGGGAGCCAAATATCATTTCGTTTATGGCCGCGCAAGCGGTAACTTCAGTAATATTCTATATATTAACGCGCTATCTATTAGGGAGTTTCGGTTCTAATTTTTATCGGAAAGAAGCTATAACTATAAGCTCAGTTTATAATAGTTTTAAATCTCTTGTATTGCTTGGGCTACCTCTTCTCATGATGAGCATATCGGGAGTCATTGTATTACAAGCAGATAAAGTACTTGTTAATATATTTATGGGTCTAGAAGTACAGTCCACTTATTTCCTTGCTCTATCAGTATCCATGTTACCGTTAACGATTATGTCTGCACCGGTATTTCAATATTTTCAACCTAAAGTAATAAAGGATATCGATAATAATCAGGCTCTGAATTTGAATAATAATATAAAATTCTTTATGTTATCCATATTCATAGTATCAGTACTCCCTAGTATGCTTCTGTGGGTGTATCGAACAGAGATCATTAGTCTTTGGCTACATGATCCAGATGTTGCTAAAGTAGTCATAGAGTATGTTACGTATCTTTTACCTGGGACTGCATTAGGTTGCGTAGGCTATGTTCCATTATCTATTTTAATGGGATTGAAGAAGTATTCATTTCAGGCAAAAGCATCAATTGTCATGACTGTTATCACCGTGCTTATTTTATTGTTTTTCTCATATGAGAAAGAGATATTAGCAATATGTATATTGTACTCGTGTTACCACACCATATCTGTTTTCGTTAATTTGATTGGTTCAACAGGCTCTGATGTGTGTCAACTTGCTATTAAAAGCATCTTCAAGTATTACATTTTTCAAATCATTATTGTTTTAATGATTGTTTTTTATAATTGA
- a CDS encoding polysaccharide biosynthesis tyrosine autokinase: protein MTTQPSKQVDSSSDEIDLGKLFGILLDAKWTIIATTFLFAIAGVAFALLSTPIYKADALIQIEEKSKGGISAMVGDMGDMFSSESSATTEIEIIKSRMILGDTVDKFNLTSMVSPSYFPIAGKGWARLTGDVNRIDVSRYEMPDHSQQLGHQIVVLDAEKQTYQLVRDDERVVLEGKAGELAQKDGYKLFVTHVDSVNGFAFNIGKQSKLEAIAALNQSLSISERGKQTGIISLSLEGEQKTLISELLNDISHNYFLQNVERQSEEAQKSLQFLSSHLPDIKTSLMAAEDKLNQYRQDNESIDLGLEAQSTLKVMVELEAQLNELTFKESDISQRFTKDHPAYLSLIDKRNTLLGEKERLNKQVQQLPKTQREILRMTRDVEVNQQIYIQLLNKVQELNIIKASTVGNVRILDDAQAYSRAVKPKKPLIAVLATLLGGILSVAFVLVKAAFHRGVENPDQIEEIGLSVYASIPRSAFQLELFDRFKRKSKNKSKNNAKGEMLLLAESNPADLSIEALRGLRTSLHFAMMEAKNNVLMISGPAPGVGKSFVSTNFAAVAAKTGQKVLLIDADMRKGYLQQTFGLSWDNGLSDLLSGKIDIAAAVKDSKVENLSIITRGQVPPNPSELLMHKRLQDLVDWASENYDLVIVDTPPVLAVTDPSIVGALAGTTLMVTRFGQNTVKEIDVARHRFEQAGIDVKGVIFNATEKKASSSYGYGYYNYEYSSK from the coding sequence ATGACGACTCAACCTTCAAAACAAGTCGACTCTTCATCTGATGAAATCGATTTAGGTAAATTGTTCGGCATTCTATTGGATGCAAAATGGACAATTATTGCCACTACATTTCTATTCGCAATAGCTGGTGTGGCTTTTGCACTGCTTTCTACACCGATTTACAAAGCCGATGCGCTGATTCAAATTGAAGAAAAAAGCAAAGGCGGCATTTCTGCCATGGTGGGGGATATGGGGGACATGTTCTCTTCAGAATCTTCTGCGACGACGGAAATCGAGATCATTAAATCTCGCATGATTTTGGGCGACACGGTAGACAAATTTAATTTAACCAGCATGGTGTCACCAAGCTATTTTCCTATCGCTGGCAAAGGTTGGGCAAGGCTAACTGGTGACGTTAATCGTATTGACGTAAGCCGTTACGAAATGCCAGATCATTCACAGCAACTTGGTCACCAAATAGTGGTACTGGATGCAGAAAAGCAAACATACCAACTAGTACGCGATGACGAACGTGTAGTACTTGAAGGCAAGGCGGGTGAACTTGCACAAAAAGATGGCTACAAATTGTTTGTTACTCATGTGGACTCTGTTAATGGCTTTGCATTTAACATTGGTAAGCAATCCAAGCTTGAAGCTATTGCTGCGTTAAACCAGAGTTTGTCTATTTCAGAAAGAGGCAAACAAACGGGCATTATTTCGCTTTCATTAGAAGGTGAGCAGAAAACACTAATTTCTGAGTTACTTAACGACATTAGCCATAACTACTTTTTACAAAACGTTGAACGCCAGTCAGAAGAAGCGCAAAAAAGCTTACAGTTTTTAAGCAGCCACCTGCCAGACATTAAAACCAGCTTAATGGCTGCGGAAGATAAGCTAAACCAATATCGCCAAGACAACGAGTCGATAGACCTTGGACTTGAAGCACAGTCTACCTTAAAAGTAATGGTGGAGCTGGAGGCGCAACTTAACGAGTTAACATTCAAAGAAAGCGACATTAGCCAGCGATTTACTAAAGATCACCCTGCGTACCTATCTTTAATTGATAAAAGAAACACACTACTCGGTGAAAAAGAACGCTTAAACAAGCAAGTGCAACAGCTGCCTAAAACACAGCGTGAAATACTGCGCATGACCCGTGATGTGGAAGTAAACCAACAAATTTACATCCAACTGCTGAATAAAGTGCAAGAGCTAAACATCATCAAAGCAAGCACTGTGGGTAACGTTCGTATTTTGGATGATGCACAAGCCTACTCGCGAGCAGTAAAACCTAAAAAGCCATTAATAGCGGTATTAGCGACATTACTTGGCGGCATATTAAGTGTGGCTTTTGTGTTGGTGAAAGCGGCGTTCCATCGCGGTGTTGAAAACCCAGACCAAATTGAAGAAATTGGCCTTAGCGTCTATGCGAGTATTCCTAGATCGGCTTTTCAATTAGAGTTATTTGATCGCTTTAAACGTAAATCAAAAAACAAGAGCAAAAATAACGCAAAGGGCGAAATGCTCTTACTAGCAGAAAGCAACCCAGCCGACCTTTCTATTGAAGCACTGCGCGGGCTAAGAACCAGCCTTCACTTTGCTATGATGGAAGCAAAGAATAACGTACTGATGATCTCTGGCCCAGCGCCGGGCGTGGGTAAATCTTTTGTATCGACTAACTTCGCAGCAGTAGCTGCAAAAACAGGCCAAAAAGTACTGCTAATAGATGCCGACATGCGTAAAGGTTACCTACAGCAGACGTTCGGCCTTAGTTGGGACAATGGCTTATCTGACTTGCTTAGTGGTAAAATAGATATAGCGGCAGCGGTTAAAGATTCGAAAGTAGAAAACCTAAGCATTATTACCCGCGGCCAAGTGCCACCCAACCCATCAGAGCTACTGATGCACAAACGCTTGCAAGACTTAGTGGATTGGGCTTCAGAAAATTACGACCTAGTAATTGTAGATACCCCGCCAGTACTCGCAGTAACAGACCCGAGCATTGTAGGTGCACTAGCAGGTACCACATTGATGGTGACACGCTTCGGCCAAAATACGGTTAAAGAGATAGACGTAGCAAGACACCGCTTTGAGCAGGCAGGTATTGATGTTAAAGGTGTGATCTTTAATGCTACGGAGAAGAAAGCGTCTTCTAGTTATGGGTACGGTTACTATAACTATGAATATTCTTCGAAGTAG